DNA from Megasphaera vaginalis (ex Bordigoni et al. 2020):
CATGTCCCAGGCCGACGCCTTCGCTGGCCCCGTCGATCAGTCCGGGAATATCCGCCATGACGAAACTGCGCTGATCCGACAGATAAACGACGCCGAGGATCGGATTCAACGTCGTAAAATGGTACGCCGCCACTTCCGGCTGCGCCGCCGATACTTTGCGAAGAATGCTGGACTTGCCCACGCTGGGGTACCCGAGGAGGCCGACGTCGGCCAGCACTTTCAACTCCAGACGCAACCAGCGTTCCGTGCCGGGTTCGCCTTTTTCGGCAAACGTCGGCGTTCTGTTGGCGCTGGTGCGGAAATGGTAATTGCCGCGGCCGCCGCGACCGCCCTTGGCAACGACAACCTGCTGTCCGTCACGGCTCAAGTCGGCCATCACCGCACCGGTAGCTTCATCCCTTACGATCGTGCCGACAGGCACGGTGATCAACAAATCGTCAGCATCGCGGCCGAACTTGTTGCTTCCCTGTCCTTTGCCGCCCGGTTTCGCCTTGAAAAGACGGCGATAACGGAAATCGACAAGGGTATTGACGTTTCTGTCGGCAACGAGGATGACGTTTCCGCCCTGACCGCCGTCGCCGCCGTTCGGTCCGCCTTTGGGCACGAATTTTTCGTGACGGAAACTGCTCATACCGTCACCGCCCTTGCCGGATTGTACAAAAATTCTGGCTCTATCAATAAACATGCTGTTCTCCTTCTCCAATACGCCAAAGAGACACAGCATCCATATACTATGTCTCCTGTCTGGCTGTCCTCTCTATTGTACCAATAATTCCACCGCTTTATCAAACTGATAATCGCGCGTGTCGCCGTCGCGCAATTTTACTTCCACGTCGGGCACGACGCCGACGCCGTCGATTTCTCTGCCCTTGGCCGTTTTGTACTTGGCTACGGTAAGCTTCACGGCATCACTGCCGTCAACGGGGTAAACCCCCTGCACCGTGCCTTTGCCGTACGTCTTCACGCCGACAATCGTACCGAGACCCAAATCCTGTATATCGCCGGAAACAATTTCGGCGGCGCTGGCCGAATTCTCGTTGACCAGTACGACGAGAGGCAGGAGTTCTTCCTGTCCGTCCGTCTTCGTCACCTCTTCGGCGCCGTCACGTTTCGTATACGAAACGACCGTCGTCCCGGCAGGCATGATATAGTTGGCAACAGCCGCTGCCTGATCGACCAGTCCGCCGGGATTGTTGCGCAGATCGAGGATAATGCGTTTCATCCCCTGGGACTTCAGTTTTTCATAAGTATCGCCGAATTCTTTTCCCGTATTTTCGCTGAAAGAAATGATCCGTATATAACCGATATCGCTGTCCTTCACCATTTCGCCGGCCACCGTTTTCAATTGTATCCGGCGCCGCGTCAACGTATACTCCCGTGTTTCGGCGCCGCGCAAAACGGTTAACGTCACGATGCTGTCCGCCTTGCCGCGAATTTTTTTGGATACCTCTTCCAACGGCAGTCCCGTCGTCTCGACGCCGTCAACGGCCATGATCAGATCGCCTCGCTGCAAACCGGCTTCTCCTGCAGGACTGTCATCGACGGTACCGGCGACCAGGACGCCTTTACCGCCGTCGCTGGCGGCGATATACACGCCGATGCCGGCATACGAAGCCTGCGTCTGTTCCGTAAACTGTTCCAGAACTTCACCGTCCAGATACAGGGAATGACGATCTTCCAAATCGGCCACAATCCCCTCCAGGGCTCCGGTCAAGAGTGATTCCTTATCGACGTTGCCGGCATAATACATCTCGACGATCTGAAACGTACGCAGCAGCTTGATCATTCCCCACGGCGTACCGATAAATTCATATGACAGGAGACAGAGCACCAACAGCGCGCCGGCAAAAACGGAAAGAATCCAGGCGCAGACTTTCACAAGAAATTTCATTTCCCCCTTGTCCTTTCCCCTCTTTTATAAATATCCCATCGGATCAACGGGCTCTCCGCCGGAACGCACTTCAAAATGAACGTGAGGGCCTGTGGAATTTCCCGTCGAACCGGCATAGGCAATGACCTCTCCCTTGGCAACGGACTGTCCCGCCGAGACGGCTAAGGACGAGTTATGACCGTAAACGGTCGATAACCCGTTTCCATGGTCGATAATGACGGCATTACCGTAACCGCCGAGCCAATCGGCTTCGACGACGACGCCGGCGTCAGCCGCATGAACGGGCGTCCCTTCATCGACGCCGATATCGATGCCGGAATGGAAAATAGCACGCCCGAAGATCGGGTGGTTACGATAACCGAAGGGCGATGTGATCGGCCCGTTCACCGGCCAGATAAAGACGCCGGAACCGCTGACAGCCTGGAAGGAATCGGCAGTACCGCCGGCAGACGCTGCTGCGGCCCGATCGGCCTGACGCTGGCGCAGCATCGCGCCGATAGACTGCGAAGTGGCTTCCAATTCGGCCAGCGCCGCTTCTGCCGTCGCTTTGTCGGATTGCGCTTTTTCCAGCAACGCCTGCTGTTCGGCTTTCGTCTTTTCAATTTCAGCCTGTTTGGCTGCCGCATCGGCCTGCAACTGCTGCTGATGCGCCCGTTCCTCTTCCAGAACGGCTTTGGCTGCGGCAATACGGCTCCGTTCTTCCTTGATTGAAGAGATCAGCGACATGTCGGAAGAAATAACACGGCGCAATAATTCCACCCGATTAGCAAAATCATTGAAATCTTTCGCGCCGATAACGACATCAAGATAGTTGAGCTGGCCGTGCATATAAATGTCGCGCATCCGGCGGCTCAAAACGTTCTCCCGCGTCTTCAACCGCTCTTCCGCCTGAGCCATTTCCCGTTCGGCGTCGCCGATCTTTTTTTCTGTCGCCGTCAGTTCCGCCGTAATAGACTTATACGCGCTGACGGCGGCATCCAGACGCTCCTGAATGACGCGCAGTCGTTCAAAAACGTCCGTAATGACACCTTCGGCGTCGCTCTTCTTCTGCTGCTGTACCGCCATCTGGCTCTGAACATCGGAAAGTTGATTTTGAAGATCCTCATCTTCAGCCAATGACAACACCGTAGGACTCAACAAGACGGCGGCGGCAAAAAGGGCAAGAAATTTTTTCGATTTATCTGTATAGTTCATCATTACCTACACCTTCATATACCGTTTTAATGAAATTGTACTGCCTATGGCGCCGATGATCATGCTGATGAGCAAGAGCGAGCCGCCAAGCTGATAAATAAAGGGGTACATGCTGACCAGCGGCAAGAACGCCAGAGAGACGTGTACTTCCGTAAGGACGAAACGATAGAATTGAAACAGCGCCATATCGGCGATCAAACCGCCGATAAACCCTAACAACAAGCCTTCAAGCAAAAAGGGCCAGCGAATAAACCAGTTTGTCGCGCCGACGTATTTCATGATAGCGATTTCGCGGCGTCGCGCGAAAACGGTAAGACGAATCGTATTGGAAATGATAAAAAGCGTGGCGCAGGCCAGAAAAACGATCAGCGCAATGCCGCCCCAGCGAATAACGGTCGTGATCTGGAAGAGCTGTTCAATGATTTCCTGCGCGTAATGCGTGCTTTCGACGCCGGGAATAGCCGCGGCTTTCTCGGCCGCCTTCTTTACCGCATCGGGATTGGAAAAGGTAATCTCATATGACGTGGGCAGCGGATTTTTGCCGTCCAGTGCGTCCAAGATGCCCGGCTGATCTTTCATGCGTTCTTTTAACCGCTCCATGGCCTGATCTTTATTGGTAAACGTAATTTCCTTGACATCGGATAATTGCTTCAGCTCCTTGCCGACAGCCATGACCTGATCCGTCGTCAAGCCGTCCTTCAGGTAAACGCTGATCTGCACCTGACTTTCCAGATTTTCCGCAAAGTAATCGAGGTTGGCCGCCATCAGGGAAAAAAGCCCCAGAATAAAGAGGGCCAGCGCAACGGTGGCAATGGAGGCGACAGACATGAAGCTGTTGCGCCAAAAAGAGGTCAGCGCCTCGGAAATATAATATCGCATCGTTCTAATCTTCATCGCCGTACCCCCCTCGCTGTTCGTCGCGAACAAGGGAACCGTCAACGATTTCCAGGACGCGTTTATTCATCATGTCAACCATTTGCTTATCATGGGTGACCATGACGACAGTCGTGCCCATGTGATTGATTTTTCTGAAAATATCCATAATATCCTTTGATGTATCGGGGTCCAGATTTCCTGTCGGTTCGTCGGCAATCAGCAACAGCGGCCTGTTGACGATAGCCCGGGCGATGGCAATGCGCTGTTGTTCGCCGCCGCTGAGATTATTCGGCAGTTCGTCAGCTTTGCCGGCAAGACCGACCAGATCGAGGACGTTGCGTACACGTTCTTTAATGATCTTCCGCGGCGTTTCGATGACCTCCATGGCAAAGGCGACATTTTCCGCCGCCGTCTTATTCGGCAGAAGTCGGAAATCTTGAAAGACGATGCCCAGCCGCCGCCGCAAATAGGGCACGCGGCTTTTTTTCAGTTTATTGACCGTCGTACCGTCAACGATGACAGAACCTTCCGTCGGCAGCTCTTCGTGCGACAGCAGCTTGATAAAGGTCGATTTACCGGCGCCGCTGGCGCCGACGACAAAAACGAATTCCCCTTTTTCGATATGCGTCGATACATGGCTGAGCGCCACGGAACCGTTGTCATAGATTTTCGATACATCATTAAAATAAATCATGAATACCCTCTTTTCAACAAATTACCTTACCCTTTCCGATGTAGGGCTTGTACGGCTAAATCGGCATTTTGCAAAGACCGGCGCCGCAAAGCGTCCAACTTTTCCTTCACTTCGCGGCGTTGCGCGCCTGCCGCCAACTTCGCCGCAGCATCGGCGACAATCGCCTCGGCCCGTATCGTGTCAACGGTACCGCAGATTTTCTCGCCGATCAGATTGATGAAACTGTCAATCTTCGGATCATAAGAAATGGCCGTAACCGGTACTCCCATCAGGGAAGCAAAAACCAGCGCGTGCAGCCGGTTGGCGATGACGACATCCATCGCCCCCAAGAGAGACATCAGCTCAGCAGCCGAATAGGCGGACTCAAGGCTGACAGCCGGACATTCCATATAGGACATAATTTCTTTTGCCGTTGCGCTGTCGGCAGGATACTGCATCGGGATAAATACGATTTGTCCTTCGTAAAGACGGTACAGCGCGTCGGCGCTTTCGGCAAGGGCCTTTTTATACGTCGTCAGTCCCTGCCAGTCCCGCACGGCGATACCGATTTTTTTACGTCTGTCCTTTAAATTGCGGGATTGTAAAATGGCAGCGCCGATTTCCCTGTCTGCAGGCCGCATGGACAGCACGGCGTCGGCAGTCACGTAAATCGGCGGCGCCGTGACGCCCATTACTTCCAGTTCAGTCTGCGAATCGGCATCGCGGACGCCGATCATCTGCACCTTCTGCAAAACCGAACGAACCGCCTTTCTGGCCCGT
Protein-coding regions in this window:
- the obgE gene encoding GTPase ObgE is translated as MFIDRARIFVQSGKGGDGMSSFRHEKFVPKGGPNGGDGGQGGNVILVADRNVNTLVDFRYRRLFKAKPGGKGQGSNKFGRDADDLLITVPVGTIVRDEATGAVMADLSRDGQQVVVAKGGRGGRGNYHFRTSANRTPTFAEKGEPGTERWLRLELKVLADVGLLGYPSVGKSSILRKVSAAQPEVAAYHFTTLNPILGVVYLSDQRSFVMADIPGLIDGASEGVGLGHDFLRHIERTKVLVHVLDVSGTEGRDPIDDYEKINGELARYSEKLAKKLQIIAANKVDLLGESGNLEKLQAYMAAQGREVYPICALTGEGLDSLLERVWTLIQEYVPEADDNSDEVVYKAAEKPDFEITRADDGAFVITGMRIERLVAMTNFDDDQSLRRFQRIWRYMELDKLLKEKGIQEGDTVRIYTMEFEYRQ
- a CDS encoding S41 family peptidase — protein: MKFLVKVCAWILSVFAGALLVLCLLSYEFIGTPWGMIKLLRTFQIVEMYYAGNVDKESLLTGALEGIVADLEDRHSLYLDGEVLEQFTEQTQASYAGIGVYIAASDGGKGVLVAGTVDDSPAGEAGLQRGDLIMAVDGVETTGLPLEEVSKKIRGKADSIVTLTVLRGAETREYTLTRRRIQLKTVAGEMVKDSDIGYIRIISFSENTGKEFGDTYEKLKSQGMKRIILDLRNNPGGLVDQAAAVANYIMPAGTTVVSYTKRDGAEEVTKTDGQEELLPLVVLVNENSASAAEIVSGDIQDLGLGTIVGVKTYGKGTVQGVYPVDGSDAVKLTVAKYKTAKGREIDGVGVVPDVEVKLRDGDTRDYQFDKAVELLVQ
- a CDS encoding murein hydrolase activator EnvC family protein, whose product is MMNYTDKSKKFLALFAAAVLLSPTVLSLAEDEDLQNQLSDVQSQMAVQQQKKSDAEGVITDVFERLRVIQERLDAAVSAYKSITAELTATEKKIGDAEREMAQAEERLKTRENVLSRRMRDIYMHGQLNYLDVVIGAKDFNDFANRVELLRRVISSDMSLISSIKEERSRIAAAKAVLEEERAHQQQLQADAAAKQAEIEKTKAEQQALLEKAQSDKATAEAALAELEATSQSIGAMLRQRQADRAAAASAGGTADSFQAVSGSGVFIWPVNGPITSPFGYRNHPIFGRAIFHSGIDIGVDEGTPVHAADAGVVVEADWLGGYGNAVIIDHGNGLSTVYGHNSSLAVSAGQSVAKGEVIAYAGSTGNSTGPHVHFEVRSGGEPVDPMGYL
- the ftsX gene encoding permease-like cell division protein FtsX, with the translated sequence MKIRTMRYYISEALTSFWRNSFMSVASIATVALALFILGLFSLMAANLDYFAENLESQVQISVYLKDGLTTDQVMAVGKELKQLSDVKEITFTNKDQAMERLKERMKDQPGILDALDGKNPLPTSYEITFSNPDAVKKAAEKAAAIPGVESTHYAQEIIEQLFQITTVIRWGGIALIVFLACATLFIISNTIRLTVFARRREIAIMKYVGATNWFIRWPFLLEGLLLGFIGGLIADMALFQFYRFVLTEVHVSLAFLPLVSMYPFIYQLGGSLLLISMIIGAIGSTISLKRYMKV
- the ftsE gene encoding cell division ATP-binding protein FtsE; amino-acid sequence: MIYFNDVSKIYDNGSVALSHVSTHIEKGEFVFVVGASGAGKSTFIKLLSHEELPTEGSVIVDGTTVNKLKKSRVPYLRRRLGIVFQDFRLLPNKTAAENVAFAMEVIETPRKIIKERVRNVLDLVGLAGKADELPNNLSGGEQQRIAIARAIVNRPLLLIADEPTGNLDPDTSKDIMDIFRKINHMGTTVVMVTHDKQMVDMMNKRVLEIVDGSLVRDEQRGGYGDED
- the csaB gene encoding polysaccharide pyruvyl transferase CsaB produces the protein MTKIVISGYYGFANAGDEAMLSALVTSLREYISDAEITVISGNPAMTGANHQVRTVHRFNLPGIVAAVRSCQILISGGGSLLQDVTSARSIYYYLFIIRLAEFFGKPVMLYAQGIGPVTRPRARKAVRSVLQKVQMIGVRDADSQTELEVMGVTAPPIYVTADAVLSMRPADREIGAAILQSRNLKDRRKKIGIAVRDWQGLTTYKKALAESADALYRLYEGQIVFIPMQYPADSATAKEIMSYMECPAVSLESAYSAAELMSLLGAMDVVIANRLHALVFASLMGVPVTAISYDPKIDSFINLIGEKICGTVDTIRAEAIVADAAAKLAAGAQRREVKEKLDALRRRSLQNADLAVQALHRKG